A single genomic interval of Siphonobacter curvatus harbors:
- a CDS encoding helix-turn-helix domain-containing protein, with translation METTPTVHIHSITQLHQLLEQPKPRHPLVSLIRFEDFPAIKIEQRTRLISDCYQITLKKQCPCKIQYGQSLFDFDEGVMACFAPKQINFIDQDFAFATAGWQLSIHPDFLRNYPLGSKIKNYGFFDYSVNEALILSEEEQRRIEIIFLQMLEESLLPIDQFSQDAWIAHLELLLTYCNRYYNRQFITRKAVSSELLDKVQKLLDEYFASQESNKGLPTAQYLAESLHLSSKYLSDCLKQLTGSTTQQLIHERLIEQAKEKLSTTSLSVGEIAYQLGFEYPQSFSKLFKAKTNQTPLEFRAFYN, from the coding sequence ATGGAAACGACGCCCACCGTTCATATTCATTCCATCACGCAACTGCACCAGCTTTTGGAGCAACCCAAACCCCGGCATCCGCTGGTGAGCCTGATTCGGTTTGAAGATTTCCCTGCGATTAAAATTGAACAGCGAACCCGGCTGATTTCGGACTGTTACCAGATCACATTAAAAAAGCAATGTCCCTGTAAGATTCAGTACGGACAGAGCCTGTTTGATTTTGACGAGGGTGTGATGGCCTGCTTCGCTCCCAAGCAGATAAACTTTATCGATCAGGATTTTGCCTTCGCAACGGCAGGCTGGCAACTTTCCATTCATCCGGATTTTCTGCGGAATTACCCGCTGGGCAGCAAAATCAAAAACTACGGCTTTTTCGATTACTCGGTCAACGAAGCCCTGATTCTCTCCGAAGAAGAGCAACGCCGGATTGAAATCATTTTTCTTCAAATGCTGGAAGAATCCCTGCTTCCCATTGACCAATTTAGTCAGGATGCCTGGATTGCTCACCTGGAACTGTTGTTAACGTACTGCAATCGCTATTATAATCGGCAGTTTATCACTCGGAAAGCCGTCAGCAGTGAGTTACTGGATAAGGTTCAAAAACTACTGGACGAGTACTTTGCTTCCCAGGAATCTAATAAGGGCTTACCGACCGCTCAGTACTTGGCAGAAAGTCTGCATCTCTCCTCTAAATACCTGAGCGACTGCCTGAAACAATTGACGGGCAGCACGACTCAGCAGTTAATTCACGAAAGACTCATCGAACAGGCCAAAGAAAAGCTATCGACAACCAGCCTCTCCGTGGGTGAAATTGCGTATCAACTAGGATTTGAGTATCCGCAGTCGTTTAGTAAGCTTTTCAAAGCCAAAACCAACCAAACCCCACTGGAATTCAGGGCTTTTTATAATTAG
- a CDS encoding SDR family NAD(P)-dependent oxidoreductase yields MKYTLVTGASAGIGEALARKLAQRKHNLVLVARNAEKLAEMRKQLQQQYGIQVAFIAADLSKPDAADQIFRETQQQNWEIDALVNNAGIGSGGEFATLSLASELALLQLNNASLVAMTHLFLKPMRERRRGTIINVASMAAFAPIPYMATYAASKAFVRAFTEAIAEECQPYGVHLMLFAPGLTKTNFNESAGINNEKSIGLSSDYQTAVHQTAEEVADELLQAWDTKKQFYVSGRRNRLGFRLVALMPHTTIARYMARSYRKKLAQQSLPS; encoded by the coding sequence ATGAAATACACACTTGTAACCGGAGCATCCGCTGGCATTGGCGAAGCACTGGCCCGAAAATTAGCCCAGCGAAAACACAACTTGGTACTCGTCGCCCGAAATGCCGAAAAACTCGCTGAGATGCGTAAACAGCTTCAGCAGCAGTATGGGATTCAGGTAGCTTTCATCGCAGCCGATTTGTCCAAGCCAGACGCTGCTGACCAGATTTTCCGTGAAACGCAACAGCAAAACTGGGAAATTGATGCACTGGTTAATAATGCGGGGATTGGGTCCGGCGGCGAATTTGCTACGCTTTCGCTGGCGTCGGAACTAGCCTTACTGCAACTCAACAACGCCTCGCTGGTGGCCATGACTCACCTCTTTCTGAAACCCATGCGAGAACGCAGACGTGGCACGATTATCAACGTGGCCTCCATGGCCGCCTTTGCTCCCATCCCTTACATGGCTACCTACGCCGCCAGCAAAGCCTTTGTGCGTGCCTTTACCGAAGCCATCGCCGAAGAATGCCAGCCTTATGGGGTTCATCTGATGCTCTTTGCTCCCGGATTAACGAAAACGAATTTCAACGAATCCGCCGGGATCAATAATGAAAAATCCATTGGGTTAAGCTCGGACTATCAAACGGCGGTGCATCAGACTGCCGAAGAAGTGGCGGATGAGTTACTGCAAGCCTGGGATACGAAAAAACAGTTTTACGTATCCGGCCGTAGAAACCGCCTGGGCTTTCGGCTCGTCGCTTTAATGCCTCATACTACGATTGCCCGGTACATGGCTCGTTCGTACCGGAAAAAACTAGCTCAACAATCACTACCTTCGTAA